gttgtAGTTTCTAATTAGGTAAATAACAGTAGATATATCCCACTTAAATTAAGGAAGCTCTTGAGGTCCCTGACTTTTAAATGTATAAAGTACTCCTGAGACCAAAATTTTGAGAATCATTGTTCTCTAATGTATTGGCTCAAGTTTCAGTTTTTTGGATTTACTGTAGTAAAAGTTGACTTtgctcacatttttctttttagctatcTGAGCATTTTCATCCCTCTGTTGCCCTTTTTGCAAAGACTATCCTTCAGGTAAGTCTAAAATACtacaaagataagaaataagaataaataatctACTTTTAGATAATCAATAATTGGCCATACACTGTTTTCTGTCTACCACATAGAATCATAAACATTTTCTGCTGTTGTAAAGGAGCAGTGGCTTGTCTAATACAGTCCAGCAGATAAGTCTTCCCACTCTGAGGTGAATGGAAGGAAATACAGGATATTAGAAAACTTCAGCCATTACTTAACTACATTCTGGCTTGTCTCCTGAGGAAAGAGTGCCCATTCCTTTCCCATTTGCTGTGTTTGCCACGTCAGTGTTTGGTTCCTGGTTAATAGTTAGATGACCTATAGTATTAATATCATTGGCCTATTGATAAAGTCAGCAGTGCATCATAaagtacatatgtgtatgtatgagtgtgtgtgtaattcTTCAAGTAAAGAGAGATGAGACGGATATTTGAACCATCATTTATGGCATATTTGTGCCGTTGTGcattgtgtttttcctttttttttttttcttatctggaTGCATCTATATAACTTGAGTTAAGCTCTTAATCCTCCCACCCTCTCCGCCTTTCAGGGAAATCATATTCAGTATTCAGGGGACCCACTCCAGGATTTTACATTAATGAGATTCTTAGATCGATTTGTATACCGAAATCCAAAGCCACATAAAGGCAAAGGTATGCttctatttaattatttggttttcagtgttgatatttaataaataaaatgagcataCAACTAGGTTTTACATTGCACTGTCTTGATTTTACATTTCAGAAAACACAGATAGTGTTGTGATGCagccaaaaagaaaacattttatgaagGATGTTCGTAGTCTTGCTGGTAAGCATCAAGCCTGGACAGTTGAAATGAACAAGTCAATAATACATAAGTTGTGTTATTCTTTCCTCCACTTTACCAGAATAAAACTGAGCACCAGAGACATTATCCATCTCTTATTCCCAAAAATGTGTATGCATTCGCGAGTTTACCACGTCTGactgggctttttcttttcttttctttttttttttttttttttttttacattacagAAAGTTTCAAACATATCCAGAGTAAATACACATATCGTATAATGAACCACCTATAACTGTCACCAGCTTGAACAGTTATCAATATTTTGCCATTTCTGTATCATCTATAGCTTTATTGGTGatgacccccccacacacacatatataactaTCTTTCATAGTTAAATACCATCTTAAGCTCTCTAATATGGGTTCAGCAGAAAACCCACAACTGCTTTTGTCacaaagcatcattttttttaataggtttctcccctttttttaatgtttattattttgaaagagagtgagcatgtgcgCACGCAtgcaagagtaggggagggaaggggcagaaagagaatccccaagcagcagagcccaacgtggggctcgatcccacaaactgagatcatgacctaagctgagatcaagagtcagatgtttaaccaagtgagccaccctggcgccccacaAAGCATCATTTTAAACTAGTTGATAACCTTCTGTGGGTTTTGAGTACCCATCTTGTGGACCTGATTCTGTTTCTGTATTcagatatttctttatataataagTCACAGCTTTTTGTTCAGAGACTAGGGTTAATTTGTACCTTATAAATCATTTAATTCCCAACTGATTTCACAAAGACCCAGAGATGTAAATGGACTTGCCCAAAGTTAATAGTTAGAATTCACCCAAATCTGCTTTTAATCAAGAGGAGTTAGAAAATTTTATTGTGAAGAGGGAAAACTAATATTCCTATAGTGCCTTGTTCTTGTTCCTTAGTTTCCGTCTTAGTATTATGTAAAATTGTGGATAATTCTGTTTACGTTTACTTCCTGTTCCAGAATGGCAGGCattattgtcttttttctgaGATGAAAATGTCAAGTTTAAAGTGATTAAGAGAACTCTAATTTTCTCTTGAAATTGGGATCCTAGATGCAGTTGGAGGACAATGAGAGAACCATGTTATTTCTCTGTGATGCACTGGTGGCTGCATACTTCATTGTAGCTGACAAATAGTTTCAAATGTTGGGTCTTCTGCACTCAGACTTTTCCAGAGATTGTTCTATGCACTAGAAGATGCCTTCTGTCCATCTTCCTTAACATTTTGAGACTTTAGAGTTTAGGTATGCTGTATGTAGTCTTAAGAGCTTGAATAACATAAAAAAGgattactttaataaaatttttgtctTAATCTGTTTTCGTAGTGAACAGTAAGGAATTCCTTGCAAAAGAAGAAAGCCAAATACCAGTGGATGAACTATTTTTCTACAGGTAATATACTTAATACAGTTTCATTTGGGGTactattaaaattgaaatttttagattccataaaatgtttcattaacaTAGGTGTGTCTTGAAAAGATTAGAAagtaggttttttgttgttttgcaaaGGGAATTTATAAATCATTCAGTTGCTAATCTTAAGATATCTAAGTgaaatctggggcacctgtgtgtctcagttggctgaacgtctgactcttgattttgtcttaaGCCTTGCCTCGGGCTCTGCTGAGTGTcaagtctacttgggattctcttcctctgcccctttccccagcttgtgtgcatTCTGTCTCActcgctttttctctctctcaaattaaaaaaaaaagatatgtaagtGAAACTTAAGAGCAAGTAAATTTGGGGGAATTTTTTATGACTCTTGACTTTATGAAacttatctttcttatttttttaatatagtaattGTCTTATAGGCTTTAAATCATTACCAGTCTAACATAATAAGCAACTCAGGAGTAAGTTGTCTAAAACATGGTTCTAAGCAGAATTAGCAAAATTCACTGTGCTGCTATAGAGAGAAGTCCTAAACCTACTAGTACTGTTATCATTATCTGATTGGTTAATtccatttgatttgatttttaaaaaacattttgtgtgAAGAATTTTGAGGGTATGATCCCATTTGCAGAATGCCATGTTTCACTGTACCCTTGTAAGAGGATGCATCTGACATAAAATATTGTGATTAGATATTCTCTAGAGTCACAGTTGGTCTTATTCTAACACTTAGATCATTAGTGTTGATGCTAAAACAACTTTTTACTATGCCGTTTAATTAAGATGAAGTGTTTTTATGAAATCTTTGAAATGTATTATACTTCACATCCAGAGGCTTctattttaattcaaaactttttctacaataaatgcaaattttagtcatttatatCCAGCTGAGTTAAGTTTTTACACTTGTTTGTGTCACTGGTCATAGGTGCTTTAATTATAGTTAAATGGGCTCTTTcataaaattatcaaatatataacatctattttattttagatactaTAAAAAGGTTGCTATTGTTAAGGAGAAACAAAAACGGAATGCAGATGAAGAAAGTATAGAAGATGTGGACGATGAGGAATTTGAAAAGATGATTGGTAATTTGTTTTTGTCAGCtcttcaatttgtaaaataatctatttctatttccttttagaATATTGGAATATTAGTTGTAGTAATAATCTTAGTTTTAGATAAATCATTTAGCTAAGAATGCCATGAAAATGACAACAGAGGATTGAGAAGTACCTTGGTGGCATATGGTAGTTCACCTACACTTGCTCCAGAGAAATGTATGGGATTGTGCATGGACTGTTAATGGGAAAAATAAGTTTGTATTTACATGGTATGTATTCCTTCTTAAGGCCTAATCTCTTATAAAAGAGAAGCCATTGTTACTCTTACTAATAATCTCCTTGCACTATTCGTAGCAATAGTCTGCTGTTTCATCTGTTTTACCTTTGTGatccacagaactagaaaaattttaatctatatttagGCTAAAACAAAAAATGGGAAATTAGAAAAGCTTACATtgagtttgtttttcttgtgcaTCGTATAGATAGAATACCATAAGCACTTAAAAACAACCACTTAAAAGGACTACAAATTGCTAAGTATTTTGATATTTACCCTCTTCCCATAAAAGAGTTGTAGAAAGAAGTTGAAATTAACTGGAATCCACTTTAGTTTGgggatttaattaattaattaaggtcAGTATTTAATTAAGGTCATAGGTTTATGTAGATTAATCAAACACACCAGCAGTAATCAGATTTATATCGTTTTGGTGTTTACTTGTCACAACTAACTAGCACAGTCATGACTGTGTTAATTGATTCAAATAGAAGACATAGGTCAACTTTGTTATTCCTTGCTATATCTGACAATTTGTATATTGTTCTCTGACAGACACATTTGAAGATGATAATTGTTTCACCTCTGGAAAGGATGACCTTGATTTTGCTGGGTaaaatacttcaatttttttggtcttttcttaaCTTTGTTGTTTTCTCAGCATTTCCCAAATTGTCCTCAGAACAGTAAAGTACAGGACTATGATGTGTAGGAGAAGTTTATtgaaataagtttgggaaatggaTCTGTACTTTCATTTTAGACCTTTATAATACACATTAGTGTATTAAATAGAGATTCTGTGCTTATTAGCCTAGTACCCTCTGGTCACCAAAAAACACTTAGGAAAACAATGTTCTCCATTAcaagtttttggttttcttcagcaacatgaaaaagaaaaaaaaaggtgctaaGGAAGACCCAGAAGATGAAGATTCAGAAGGCAGTGATGATGACCTATTTGATAACTTAGATGATGATGAAGTTTCTTTAGGAAGTCTGAATGAAGAATTTACTGAAATTGATGAAGATGGAGGAACATTCATGGATGTGTCAGATGATGAAAGTAagggcattttttaaatatgggcCAAAAAAACATATCTTCCTTTATTCCTCAGTGTAAGCTAGTTTTTCTActacagtgttcttttttttttttacatattatcCTGTATTCAAATTAATAATGAGATCGGCCAAAAATTtaaataggatatatatatatcctatatatatgcatatatatatgcatatatatattattttattttaaggagcatgagctggggaagggcagaaggggagggagggagggagggagggagagagagagagagagagagagagagaaaaagaaagagagagaaagaaagaaatacgaatcccaagcaagctccatgctcagcgcagagcccgatgcagagcttgatcccaccaccctgggatcatgacctgtgccagaATCAGGAATTAGACacccaacctactgagtcacccaggtgtttGGGCTTTTATTTTAATCAGCACTTAAGCTGTCTCTTCAATACCTGTTGAGCTGTTACGTTCccccttttaaattttagagtagtaattatttctaaaagtcaaaataatcatttttcttaGCCCAGtggcagttctgttttttaaattgcttaATAGCatggtgttgttttttgttttgggttttttgaaaTAGAAGTTGATGACGTCAGCTCCAAAATCAATacaaagagaagcaaaaggaaaggtgCAAATGATTTGGACTTTGCTGGATCATTTCAAGGTAAGGAATGCATTTACTCTCTTTTAAACCTAAACAGTGGTTATGGGAAAGTTACCACTCATTATTATTTTGGGAAACTTCTTAATTGGTTAGTAcaatgtagtttttgtttttataatggaTAATAacagttttctctatttttaatatgtgaaagtTGTTTGCCACATATGccttcagttttttcttcataacttttttcttatttaaatctcTCGATCATCTATAAAGTATATCATAACAGATTATGCCTTTTAATGTTAACACTTGTAAAGTGGTAGTAAGAGAAAAAGGTACTGTATCAGGTGAcaagtttaactttttaataaacatatagaaagcaaggggctcctgggtggctcagtgggttaagcatctgacttcagctcaggtcatgatctcacagtttgtgtgttcaagccccacatcaggctctgtgctgacagctcagagcctggagcccatttcacattctgtgtctcctctctgcccctcccctgcttgtgcgctctcactctctctctctcaaaactaaataaacattaaaaatttttttgtaatgtagaAAGCATTATATTTTATTCCTGAAATCTGTGATAAATTCATAGGCTTACTTTTTTTCTATGCTTTGCTTCTAATGTCTCGTTTCTGCTGACTAATAAATActgataatgaataaaaatagatttgcaaagttaaaaataattaaaatgcttgacaacatttcttttaaaatgaaatgttaaaatattttggacattaaatatttttgctaataagtatcaaaaataataactatatttTGGTAGTAGTCTCTCAGACATTTATACCTGCAAAACTTTTATAAGCCCTTTCAAGTACTGACAACCATAGTCCTCTTAATTAGATTGACTTACCTGATATGTAAATGATAACATTATCTTTCAGATTTTGTCATCGCTGAGTGGTATAAGGTCACAATTTAATACTAGCCTGTGCTCAAATATAAGACAGCTTTCCCCAAAATCATCTCCAAAAAGAAACGttggggctcctggctgtctcagtcagcagagcatgcaacTTGGAGTTCTaaatttaagccccatgttgggtgtacagattacttaaaattacgaaaacggcacctgggtggctcagtcggctaagcatgcaactgttttggcttaggtcatcatctcacagcattcctgagttcaagctccatgtcaggctctgcactgagtacagagcatgcttgggatctctctctctctctccacccctcccccatgtgctctctcaaataagtaaacttaaaaatgttgcTTTATCTTAAGTCCTACTGAGActttcatgaaaagatgctctctCAGTGACCTTACTATTATTTCTGAAGACCAGAGCCTGAAAGATGTTAGATCTCAGCTGACAATAGTTTTGAATTAAAAGATACCTGACATAattgattaaaacaaaagaaggcaaAGGAATTTCAAACATTGATAAATtgcagagggagaggtgggtggtaTTCACCCTATATTTGCAAATGTTGGATATCCTTAAGGATAAACAAACCTTAAGGCAACTTTAAGAGGGCAGTAACAGGGCTCACCAGTTGAAgttatagatatatacatataaggtGAGTGAAAACCAAAAACGCGTTTCCAGGTGCTATACACAAATGGGAATTTTAGCTAAAGAGAAAATACTCAATAACAGTATCCCATTTAAGGATACACAAAATTTGAGATGAAATGCTGTAGAAGCTATTTTATCAAAAGTGGCTTTGGTATCAATGCACAGACTTCACATGATTGTTAGTAGCACCATTATTATTAACTGCCAAAAAGTGGGAACAGTTTAAATGTCTGTTGACTAAAGaatagataatggaatattattcagcaataaaatggtATTAAGTACTGATCTGTTACATGTTATAACATGGATGAGCTTCAGAAATACTACGCTAAGTGAAAGTAGCCAAATAGAGAATACCACATAGTGATCCCACTTACATGAAATAACCAGAAAAGGCAAAAGCCTTCTTGGGAAGAGGGCACATGACTGCAGATGGGCACCAGGATCTTCTGGAGTTGATGGAGTTGTCCTAAAATTGCATTGTGATGACGTTGAACAactctgtaaatttactaaaacatACTGAATTACACACTTAAAAACAGCTGagttttattatgaattttattccctaataaagctattttaaaaattggcccACTAtggggtgtctgactcttgattttgcctcaggtcatgatctcatggtacatgggatcaagccccatgtcaggttctgcactgacagtgtggagcctaattgggattctctctctctcctctctctctgcccctcccccactcacacatgcatattctctctcaagaaataaaagtaaataaaaatcaaaaaaaggtttttttaatgtttgtttatttttgagagggagagagagacagaatgtgaatgggggaggggcagagagagggagacaggatctgaagcagactccaggctctgagctgtcagcacagaccctgacctggggcttgaactcacgaactgagatcatgacctgagccaaagttggatgcttagccaactgagtcacccaggtgccccatagtgaataaaaatttttaaaaaatggctctACTAGATGCAAAGAATTTGAGTAATATTGtttcagaaaaagtgaaaatggatAAAAACGGTATTTCtagttaatatattttagataatgtGATTTTAACTAGAAATactgtttttatccattttcactttttctgaaaCAATATTACTCAAATTCTTTGCATCTAGTagagccattttttaaaaatttttattagtgtatgaattaaaatttaatgaatattagaaatagatgttctagttttttattttgaaaagtttatgttcagaacctgggtggctcagtcagttaagcgtccaattcttgatttcagcctaggtcatgatctcgcattcatgagttcaagtcctgcgtcatgctctgtgctggtaacgcagagcctgcttgggattctctgtgcccctccccctctcttgcccaatgtctctcaaaataaataaacaaacttaaaaaaaagtttatattcacAATTATAAGTTGAGTGTTATTTTTTCTAAGGAGAACCATTTTGAGAAGTGTAAacaaaaatttcatttacaaCATAATATACCTTCCATCACTTTCTTCACTGTTAGTCCAAAGAATAAAACCTCTGACTTAATGAGAATTTACAGTTTGCcttaaatattccaaaattcaTCCATGTCACCCTTAGAATTAATCTTGCCTGATACTATGAAATTAGGTAAACCTTGATCAGTGGCCAAATAGGAAAGGCAGTCAAGACACTATTTGTCATCTAAACAATTTTATTAGGATACGATTTTAAAAGTACTATATACtaactcttaaataaaatatatttattttaaaatgctagcTACTTAATGGTGCTATGAGGAAACTGTAATTCTGTATTTTAACCCAAATACAACTTTTTTACAACAAAACTATGTTGAaagattgttgaatcactgttgtatacttgaaattaatGTAACGTGTGCccactatacttcaattttaaaatgttgtatttttccaaaattaatggaTTTACAATTTAATAGTCTACACTTACACTTTTTTTAGgaccaaggaaaaaaaagaaaggaaatttcaaTGACTCCAGCCTATTTGTATCAGCTGAAGAGGTAAGGTTAAAATACTGCTTCAGGATGTTAGCTACTCTGGGGGTaactagctggctcagttggtagagtacagaactcttgatctaagggttgtgagttcaagccccacgttgggtggagagattaaaaaataagatctttaaaaaaaaagctagctaTTCTACACTGCTTTGAGTTTTCTAATAAATGTATCTCTTTTTAAGTTTGGCCACCTACTGGATGAAAATATGGGATCCAAGTTTGATAACATTGGCATGAATGCCATGGCTAACAAAGACAATGCAAGTAAGTAACTTGAATTTTTATGGAGGTTTTTAAGTAGCCTTAACTTACAACTTCCGAAGACGTAAGTATTTTTAGACAACCTTTTTTAGtaaggataaataaaatggttCCTTACAACCCTGAAGGAATGGCTTTTTTCATCAGTGTCTGGGGAGCATGTAGGATTAAAAAGCATTTAGACTACAGCAGTAAAGATTGTAGTTACGTTTGGGTCGCCTGGTGAtgcagtcagttaggcatccacctcttcatttcggctcaggtcatgatcccatggtttgtgggatcaggctctgcactgacagtgcggagcctgcttgggattctgtctctccttctctctgcccctcccccacttgtgtaatctgtctccctctctctctcaaaataaatataaaaaacattttttaataaagactgTAGTTACTTTAAACTGTTTAATTCTTTTAGAGAGGcagtttttatatattgtgaGTATGCTTAGTAGCTTTATTAAGTACTTTATAGACATTATTTCTGATATTGTTACTGGCTTCTGTTCTTTTGCCAATAAAAGCGTTCAggggaaataaaatctttagggtaTTTGTTCCTTTGTTGACCTAGTCTTTTATTTGTTAAACAGTAATCTTTAACaataaatgcagaaggaaagCAACAAACAAGAGCAGGGGATTTGCATAGTGGATGGGAAATGACTAAGCCATAGCAGACCAGAAGttcctgttttgttctgtgggGCCAGGAGTCTACAACATGGTGtgttcatctttcttctttcccacaaAGGTCTCAAACAGCTTAGATGGGAGGCTGAACGTGATGACTGGCTACACAACAGAGATGTAAAAAGtatcatcaagaaaaagaaaaatttcaaaaagaagaggCCAAAAAccactcagaaaattaaaaagcaaagaaattgattgttttctaaataaactATAAGTTAAAATTGTACTTACTCTTAATTTTTGCTATTCAGCCATTTTTCTTGATCTTGCTCTCTGACTCCATACATTCCAGACTGTTCAATAGATTTgtaataaactataaataaagaCAGCTGTCATTTATAAAATCATGTAAAAGTGTCAAAATTAAACTATATTGAAAGAAATCAAacctcttttccttatttcttaatAGTAAAGTAAAAAAGACAGTAGGATACGTATTTCACTTACAAGCCCTCTAGCATCTGTACTGTTATAATCACTATTTATTAAGCATTACTTTGTAGCAGATACTGCGCTAAGTGATTACACAATGTCATCttgtttaatccttacaacagttCATAAAGATGGCCATTATTATCACTACTGTATGGAGAAACAGCTCCCAAGAAATTAGCAAACCAGAGGTCACTCAAGTTTTAGGTAGTGATTTGATTACATCACCACCTCAGATAGGTTTCATTCCAAAGTCTACATTTTTAACCACTGGCTAACTACTGTCATCTCCAAATGAGAATTTTCTCCGCCCTGTGTTCTCAGAGGAGCTAAAATAGGGATAGGCAGTAATTCTTGGAAATTGACACCACAAAATTAAAGTCTTAACCATtaattggtcatttaaaaaattacttaaaggGTACCTGAAAAAGTTTTTGTATACTCTTAAAACATACCTTCCAAGATGAAGGGGAATTTTTTGCTCATTGTTTGCCTGAAATCTGATGGAGAAAAAGTGTTAAATATTAAAGCATAGAGTCCATAATTAGTGCTAGCTTTAGGGTTTATGAGATAATCTGTGTTAAGGTCCTTCTGGCAATCAGGAACTATATCCTTTTGGACAGGGTGTAAGTTGTACTTGCCTTACATGTTGCCTCCCATAGTTCCTTTTGGAGTTTTTCAAATTTGGCTTGTATACATGAtgtaatttatttagaaaagggACAAAAAGCAACTTTTCAGTGTTAATGTGTAGCTATGACGTTTGAGATAAAAAACTGAGTAGACGTATTTCTAATTCCATAGTAAGGCAAAATGGAATCCATAAAAACAATTCATTGTTCGATGGATTCTATTTTACCCTCTTAATATAATTAGAAACTTTAATTTGCTCTTAAATTCCATGTCGATGTTTTCTTTTACACCCTTACTTGAAAAGTGTAGAGATCGAATAGCATCCAGAACACAGTGTTGCACTAAAATACTTTAAGACACATGATAAGTTTCAAAGATGGCCACCACCCAGGACTACTATTATctgctttagaaaaagaaagcaccACTTAATAATTCAAAAAGTTGAGGATTCTACAATTTCCCCCCACAAAATGTCAAGCACTTTCAGTGATAGCCGGTGGCATGGGAAAGGTTTTTAGTGTCCAATATTGACACACAGGAAGAACTCAGATATGATAGCCTTTGAGAGTGGTTATTTGATGATTCAGCTATGCCACCACTACTCTACCAGATGATGAGGTATAATTGGCAGGCTGAATTTCTTCCACCCATGTTCCCAAACTAAGCCAGACCAAAAATACTTGCTCTATGCCCCCGACTAGTAAAATCCATAGAAGTGTGAAACATTCTCTTTCATCTACAAACAACATTTAGGAAGAAGAGTCATTAGGTCCATAATTAACACCAAGTTTTCCTCTTATACCCAAAAAAATGCCCAATACCTGGAAGAAGCAATTTCTCTAAAACTGTTTAGCACCTAAATGCATTAATAGACTGTACACCCCTCTAGAAAACATTAACTTCTGAATTAGAATTACCTTGGCTTGTGTTCAtcttattaaacaaaaaatacgCTCCAAAAACGCCCACAAGTTCAACTACTAAAACTCCTTTAAAGATCTTCTTTGCCAGTGGTTCCATAGTGCGGGCCATCCTAAGTTTAACAATAACAACATGTAAACCTGAGTGAACACATACAAACTTAATACCACttccataaaaataattcattcccAGTTTGAATGATGTATACTGTATACTTATTTGTATTAGATGTCCCACATTCCTAGTTTTCAATCTCCACCCCTAAGGGGCACAATGAACCAAAGATACCATTGGATAAAGCACGGGCAggagataaaactgaaaaaagcaCTGTAAAAAGAACTAACAATTTATGGAACTAAGATTTTTAATTACCTAAGAATATAGAACGTTGAGAGAGAGGgtaaatcctttctttttaaccaaaaaaatattaagatgatCTAAATGGGCAGCATATGTGAAAGCCCTTTGTAAGTACCCTACAAAAGTAAGGCTATTCTGTAAGTGGTTGTACATGTTTCATAGCTggaggttttcatttatttatacagcATATAGTGAACTAGGTGCCACAGCCCAAGCATTTCAAAGTTGAGCAACAAATCAACTTGTTCTGGGGAAGTGCTATTCTAACAGTACTTTCAAACTAAGTACATCACCCACAAGGCTTcttaaaaatgcacattcctgGGCCTCACCCTGCAGTTCCCGAGTTCCCAGCTTTCTGATTCAGCAAGTTGAGGGTTAGCATCCCAGTAAGGTGCCTATGTGCATGCAACTCCAATGACTTGTATACAAGAGGCCCCTGTACCACATTAGGAAAACTGATCACCACCATCCAGTAAGTGGCAACCTAGACTTCAGATCTTGATTCgcttcaattaaaataaaagccaatcAAAAAGGGTTTGagtcttcattctctttctctaatgTAAAAGCTAAACAAGGGAAAGGGGCTATATAAGTCAAGAAAATAACATATGACTCTTACTGAGTGTATGAAACATAAACTCAAGTTATTACTCTGCCTCCCTAGAACCCCAACAACAGGAGAAACCAGTCGTTTTTAATCTTAGGATTTTGATATCGTCAATGTATGCTGTGTCATA
This genomic stretch from Panthera uncia isolate 11264 chromosome A3 unlocalized genomic scaffold, Puncia_PCG_1.0 HiC_scaffold_12, whole genome shotgun sequence harbors:
- the CEBPZOS gene encoding protein CEBPZOS isoform X1, with the translated sequence MNYFYGSGIKFVCVHSGLHVVIVKLRMARTMEPLAKKIFKGVLVVELVGVFGAYFLFNKMNTSQDFRQTMSKKFPFILEVYYKSIEQSGMYGVREQDQEKWLNSKN
- the CEBPZOS gene encoding protein CEBPZOS isoform X2 yields the protein MARTMEPLAKKIFKGVLVVELVGVFGAYFLFNKMNTSQDFRQTMSKKFPFILEVYYKSIEQSGMYGVREQDQEKWLNSKN